The Triticum aestivum cultivar Chinese Spring chromosome 3A, IWGSC CS RefSeq v2.1, whole genome shotgun sequence genome includes a region encoding these proteins:
- the LOC123059843 gene encoding uncharacterized protein: MEKKKKAPLPTPHFHKERPLPRAERSPDRRYSPYPPPSMDGCSGKNAGSWPLHLTYYGPPSEDLHVDWRNNDGVVDMEHYSTELFAAMDKHSFWSMHTCTRPQFGPNVSAEYVIDPLLKDTFLANPRFSYLLPLIGHKVASAAEAPNSTTQVGTTTGYGQRDGSIEVPVREVAALKISDN; encoded by the exons atggagaagaagaagaaggcgccgCTGCCAACACCTCATTTCCACAAAGAGCGGCCTCTTCCTAGAGCAGAGCGGTCCCCCGATCGACGCTACTCGCCTTACCCTCCTCCGTCCATGGATGGTTGCTCTGGAAAG AATGCTGGATCTTGGCCCCTTCACCTGACTTACTATGGGCCTCCATCTGAAGACCTTCATGTCGACTGGCGCAATAATGACGGGGTTGTGGACATGGAGCATTACAGCACAGAGCTGTTTGCAGCGATGGACAAA CATAGTTTTTGGTCGATGCACACTTGTACACGCCCACAGTTTGGACCAAACGTCAGCGCTGAGTATGTGATTGATCCTTTGTTGAAGGATACATTCCTTGCCAATCCCCGTTTTAGCTACCTGCTTCCCTTGATCGGCCACAAAGTAGCTTCTGCAGCTGAGGCTCCCAATTCAACCACGCAG GTTGGCACAACTACTGGATACGGGCAGCGTGATGGTTCTATAGA